A stretch of Manis javanica isolate MJ-LG chromosome 1, MJ_LKY, whole genome shotgun sequence DNA encodes these proteins:
- the CGREF1 gene encoding cell growth regulator with EF hand domain protein 1 → MLPLAVRTLVFLLLPLGQAAPKDGPARLDPDVRQQPLRNPFQPGQEQLRLLQNYLKGLERMEEEPEHMSREQVLLYLFALHDYDQSGQLDGLELLSMLTAALAPGAADFPIINPVILVVDKVLETQDLNGDGLMTPAELINFPGEAPRPTEPTEPLEPQDIGKQPMLPRSPLRQEAQEALGPREEAGGQVEARRESLEPVQVAGGQAEAGGEAPGPGWEAGGQTEPGREALGPGWEAGGQAEAGEEAPGPGGEAWGQAETRDIGEEGEFPGEAMESQNIPDEFEVHAIQLENDEM, encoded by the exons GCTGGACCCTGATGTGCGGCAGCAGCCCCTGCGCAACCCCTTCCAGCCAGGCCAGGAGCAGCTTCG ACTTCTGCAGAACTACCTAAAGGGACTAGAGAGGATGGAAGAAGAGCCGGAGCACATGAGCCGGGAGCAGG TTCTCCTCTACCTCTTTGCCCTCCATGACTATGATCAGAGTGGACAGCTGGATGGCTTGGAGCTCTTGTCCATGTTGACagcagctctggcccctggagctGCTGACTTTCCCATCATCAACCCT GTGATCCTGGTAGTGGACAAGGTGCTCGAGACCCAGGACCTGAATGGGGATGGGCTCATGACCCCTGCAGAGCTCATCAACTTCCCTGGAGAGGCCCCAAGGCCCACAGAGCCCACAGAGCCCCTGGAGCCACAAGATATTGGCAAACAGCCCATGTTACCTAGAAGCCCATTGAGACAAGAAGCACAGGAagccctgggccccagggaaGAAGCAGGGGGACAGGTGGAGGCCAGAAGAGAGTCCTTGGAGCCTGTACAGGTGGCTGGGGGACAGGCAGAGGCTGGTGGAGAAGCCCCAGGACCGGGATGGGAGGCTGGGGGACAGACAGAACCTGGAAGAGAAGCCCTAGGCCCAGGGTGGGAGGCTGGAGGtcaggcagaggctggagaagaAGCACCAGGCCCTGGAGGGGAGGCTTGGGGACAGGCAGAGACCAGGGACATTGGAGAGGAAGGAGAGTTTCCAGGGGAAGCCATGGAGTCTCAGAACATACCAGATGAGTTTGAGGTTCATGCTATACAACTGGAGAATGATGAGATGTAA